Proteins from a single region of Methanobacteriaceae archaeon:
- the cofG gene encoding 7,8-didemethyl-8-hydroxy-5-deazariboflavin synthase CofG yields MLSRDEIISLLRAQGNDVLEMMKRANLLRETNEITYSKNVFLPLTNICRNECGYCTFRQDPKDYDANILLKPHIVMDTIHQADSYHCKEALFTFGEHADETSEVKEALDDLGFEGMLEYLYYLCERTLNETGLLPHSNPGILQKYELKMLREVNASLGLMLENSSNRMMESIAHKKSPGKDPQLRIKTIKNAGKLKIPFTTGLLIGIGETLEERADSLLEIRRIQDKYGHIQEIIIQNFKPKPGIEMENHPEPPLIDMIRTVAVTKILFPECGVQVPPNLNHDTAQMFLLAGADDWGGVSPLTKDYVNPEAPWPELNKLKSLTEELGFQLRERLPVYPKYLKEEFLSDLILDKIS; encoded by the coding sequence ATGTTATCAAGAGATGAAATAATATCCCTGTTAAGAGCGCAGGGAAATGATGTTCTGGAAATGATGAAAAGGGCCAATTTACTCCGGGAAACCAATGAAATAACCTATTCTAAAAATGTTTTTTTGCCCTTAACCAATATTTGTAGGAATGAATGTGGCTACTGCACCTTTCGCCAGGACCCCAAAGATTATGATGCTAATATTCTTTTAAAACCCCATATAGTGATGGACACCATCCACCAGGCAGATTCTTACCATTGCAAGGAAGCCCTATTCACCTTTGGAGAACATGCCGATGAAACTTCTGAAGTTAAAGAAGCACTTGATGATCTGGGATTTGAAGGAATGCTGGAATATCTTTACTATCTCTGTGAAAGGACGCTGAATGAGACTGGTTTGCTTCCGCACAGTAACCCTGGTATACTGCAAAAATATGAGCTTAAAATGTTGCGTGAAGTGAACGCTTCCCTGGGTTTGATGCTGGAAAACTCCAGCAATCGAATGATGGAAAGCATAGCTCATAAAAAAAGTCCAGGTAAGGATCCTCAATTAAGGATTAAAACCATTAAAAACGCCGGAAAGCTTAAAATACCCTTTACAACTGGACTTTTAATTGGTATTGGGGAAACTCTGGAGGAAAGAGCTGATTCACTCCTGGAAATCCGGAGAATTCAGGATAAATATGGTCATATCCAAGAGATTATCATCCAGAACTTCAAACCCAAACCAGGTATTGAAATGGAAAATCACCCCGAACCTCCTCTTATAGATATGATTAGAACTGTAGCTGTTACTAAAATTCTTTTTCCAGAGTGTGGTGTTCAGGTTCCACCAAATCTTAACCATGACACGGCTCAAATGTTTTTACTGGCAGGAGCAGATGATTGGGGTGGTGTATCTCCCCTTACTAAGGATTATGTAAATCCTGAAGCACCCTGGCCAGAGTTAAACAAACTTAAAAGTCTTACAGAAGAACTAGGATTCCAATTAAGAGAAAGACTTCCAGTTTATCCGAAATATCTGAAAGAAGAATTTTTAAGCGATTTAATACTGGATAAAATATCTTAA
- a CDS encoding Lrp/AsnC family transcriptional regulator, giving the protein MKEDEKMNEIVEIDDTDRKIINLFNEDGRMSYRKIAKRLNVSIGTIHNRMEKLTQKGVIKKFAPVIDHSKLGYNLTTIIGVRVKGGVLENWEDRTAYHKNVLCMYDVTGEFDAILVARFKDTSELDQFIKGLLKEPDVQRTYTQTVLNIVKEDLSSSKML; this is encoded by the coding sequence ATGAAAGAAGATGAAAAAATGAATGAAATTGTGGAAATTGATGATACAGACCGTAAAATCATTAATTTATTCAATGAAGATGGAAGAATGTCTTATAGGAAAATAGCCAAGCGTTTGAATGTTTCCATTGGTACTATTCACAATCGTATGGAAAAACTCACTCAAAAAGGTGTCATAAAGAAATTTGCCCCAGTTATAGATCACAGTAAACTTGGCTACAACCTCACCACCATCATTGGAGTAAGAGTGAAGGGAGGAGTGCTTGAAAACTGGGAGGACCGAACTGCTTATCATAAAAACGTCCTCTGTATGTATGATGTTACAGGAGAATTTGATGCAATACTTGTTGCCAGATTTAAAGATACCAGCGAACTGGACCAGTTCATTAAAGGCTTACTAAAAGAACCTGACGTTCAAAGAACCTACACTCAAACCGTGCTAAACATTGTGAAAGAAGATTTAAGTTCCAGTAAAATGTTATAA
- a CDS encoding histone deacetylase, with amino-acid sequence MISLVYSPEYAKHHTGTHPENQRRLESIMNYLQEEGELEKLDIQEPVPASSEDILRVHTPHHLNYLKSFSEKGGGYLDFDTFASPQSYEIARLAAGGAIKASELVLNQDYDFAYSLARPPGHHATGNRAMGFCLINNLAVALEYVRKRYGLKKFIIFDFDAHYGNGTAEIFYHDPQILYISIHQDPHTIFPGEGFIEEMGSGEGKGFNLNIPMPPGSKTSDYIYILEKILETAYTEFKADFSFLDVGFDGHMEDPLSSLHLDDNFYPWIGCHLQKLTPKMVLVLEGGYCYDAMARSNLKMIKVLRDKITNEDRWQAQGELKVKDEIKRIFKKIQDTFSPYFTF; translated from the coding sequence GTGATTTCATTAGTCTATTCCCCTGAATACGCAAAACACCATACTGGAACCCATCCCGAAAATCAGAGACGCCTGGAATCAATAATGAACTACCTTCAAGAGGAAGGTGAACTGGAAAAACTGGATATCCAAGAGCCGGTTCCTGCAAGTAGTGAAGATATCCTGCGCGTGCACACCCCCCACCATTTAAATTACTTAAAATCATTCAGTGAAAAAGGTGGAGGTTACCTGGACTTTGATACATTTGCCTCGCCTCAAAGTTATGAAATTGCAAGATTAGCAGCAGGTGGAGCGATTAAAGCTTCAGAACTTGTTTTAAACCAAGATTATGATTTTGCTTATTCACTGGCACGACCACCTGGACATCATGCCACTGGTAACAGAGCTATGGGCTTCTGCTTAATCAACAACCTGGCAGTGGCCCTAGAATATGTTAGAAAAAGATATGGGCTTAAAAAATTTATCATATTCGATTTTGATGCCCATTACGGGAATGGTACTGCAGAAATATTCTATCATGACCCTCAAATCCTCTACATCTCTATACATCAAGACCCGCACACTATTTTCCCAGGGGAAGGATTCATAGAAGAAATGGGCTCTGGAGAAGGGAAAGGTTTTAATCTAAACATACCAATGCCCCCTGGCTCAAAAACCAGCGATTACATTTACATACTTGAAAAAATTCTAGAAACCGCTTACACTGAATTTAAGGCAGATTTCTCATTTTTAGATGTTGGTTTCGACGGACACATGGAAGATCCCCTATCCAGCCTACATTTGGATGATAATTTTTATCCCTGGATAGGCTGTCATCTTCAGAAACTAACCCCTAAAATGGTGCTGGTCCTGGAAGGTGGTTACTGTTATGATGCCATGGCCAGGTCTAACCTGAAAATGATAAAAGTATTAAGGGATAAAATTACCAATGAAGATAGGTGGCAAGCTCAAGGGGAACTTAAAGTGAAAGATGAGATTAAAAGGATATTTAAAAAAATTCAGGACACATTTTCACCATATTTCACATTTTAG
- a CDS encoding DUF2100 domain-containing protein, with amino-acid sequence MNKIRFKQAQSLLREAGKSQKTSTEKLKPPQEGAINSAAYAEIIHKIIEAEEFIYSSRPQHKLLQEDAEEFCNHLIDIRNKIDQILADFKVLEKENVEEEVKKLSSQFIVLTSKGNFKKILTRWGVDPQRIVVAGVPLKAEDMQLLNPNLPETALEPIKTKIKHVKNDINRKMIDFDAKCLLVVVENDKSGEILAKRAEDLYNAQVIKKPNLKDVDVIEFTKSLKKLFK; translated from the coding sequence ATGAATAAAATCAGGTTCAAACAGGCTCAATCGCTCCTAAGAGAAGCAGGTAAATCACAGAAAACTTCAACGGAAAAACTAAAACCCCCACAGGAAGGTGCCATTAACTCTGCTGCCTATGCAGAGATAATACATAAGATTATTGAAGCTGAAGAATTCATTTACTCCAGCAGACCTCAGCATAAACTTCTCCAGGAAGATGCGGAAGAATTCTGCAATCACTTGATTGACATTAGAAATAAAATTGACCAAATTCTCGCGGACTTTAAAGTTCTGGAGAAAGAAAATGTGGAAGAGGAGGTTAAAAAACTTTCATCACAATTTATAGTGCTCACCAGCAAGGGAAACTTTAAAAAAATACTAACACGATGGGGTGTAGATCCCCAGAGAATAGTGGTGGCAGGAGTACCTTTAAAAGCAGAGGATATGCAACTTCTCAACCCCAACCTTCCTGAAACCGCACTTGAACCCATTAAAACAAAAATAAAGCATGTTAAAAATGATATAAATCGTAAAATGATTGATTTTGATGCTAAATGTCTTTTAGTAGTGGTTGAAAATGATAAATCGGGAGAAATTCTGGCTAAACGAGCTGAAGACTTATATAATGCCCAAGTAATAAAGAAACCTAATTTGAAAGACGTTGATGTTATAGAATTCACAAAATCCCTGAAAAAGTTGTTCAAGTAA
- a CDS encoding DUF2120 domain-containing protein: MKTRKIAGEIMGKLEAFEGSKAAMDTTQLLIVRGRSRKRIQPEELGKTISEIFKDLGARELDMYSDETADIITIMDEQIRSQVAIQGETDIYGIYRLKESFQSMNCHADYGMGLTDDIAIFLVLWKDKSGIGPLFVELVVSALEG, translated from the coding sequence TTGAAGACCCGTAAGATTGCTGGAGAAATTATGGGAAAATTAGAGGCGTTTGAAGGCTCTAAAGCTGCCATGGACACCACACAACTTCTGATTGTTAGGGGCAGATCACGTAAAAGGATCCAACCGGAAGAATTAGGAAAAACCATATCTGAAATATTTAAAGATTTAGGTGCCAGGGAACTGGATATGTACTCTGATGAAACTGCAGACATCATTACCATCATGGATGAGCAGATTCGTTCCCAAGTAGCTATACAGGGCGAAACCGATATATACGGAATATACCGGCTTAAAGAATCTTTCCAAAGCATGAACTGCCATGCAGATTATGGTATGGGTCTGACAGATGATATTGCTATTTTTTTAGTTCTGTGGAAAGACAAGAGTGGCATTGGCCCGTTGTTTGTAGAATTAGTTGTTTCCGCCCTGGAAGGATAG
- a CDS encoding GTP cyclohydrolase I FolE2 — translation MEPPCLPDTQENLPTIPVHLTRVGVKGVKKLLKIERDKKRPIVLIPTFDAYVDLPSTQRGIHMSRNPEAISDVLEEAVEGTAVEIESLCAEIVSILLEKHKYAKRAEVSMKSDFMIMKNSPVTKHKTQEMVNIMADAIGYRNDDEIVIRKMIGAEVVGMTVCPCAQETVKEGSKQKLLEFLDEETTEKVLETVTFASHNQRGRGSIMIEVPSQQIIRGEDIIRIIEDSMSSYVCELLKRPDEHAVVVNAHEHPMFVEDCVRNMIKRIVQEFSHLPDDTLITVQQVNEESIHRHNAFAEKVATMGELKAEIINGMEDVN, via the coding sequence TTGGAGCCACCGTGTTTACCCGATACTCAGGAAAATCTGCCTACCATCCCCGTGCACCTCACCAGAGTAGGGGTCAAAGGGGTTAAAAAACTCTTAAAAATTGAAAGGGACAAAAAAAGGCCTATTGTTCTCATACCCACCTTCGATGCCTATGTGGATCTGCCCAGTACTCAGAGGGGAATTCACATGTCCCGCAATCCCGAAGCCATAAGTGATGTCTTAGAAGAAGCTGTTGAAGGTACAGCAGTTGAAATTGAGTCTTTATGTGCCGAAATCGTCAGCATACTCCTTGAAAAACATAAATATGCCAAAAGAGCTGAGGTAAGTATGAAGAGTGACTTCATGATCATGAAGAATTCACCAGTTACCAAGCACAAAACCCAGGAAATGGTCAATATCATGGCTGATGCCATTGGCTACCGAAATGATGACGAAATAGTCATCCGGAAAATGATCGGAGCAGAAGTGGTAGGGATGACTGTATGCCCCTGTGCACAGGAAACTGTTAAAGAAGGCTCTAAACAGAAACTCCTGGAATTTTTAGACGAAGAAACCACCGAAAAAGTCTTGGAAACTGTTACATTCGCATCTCACAACCAGAGGGGTCGGGGAAGTATTATGATTGAAGTGCCTTCCCAGCAGATTATCCGGGGGGAAGACATTATTCGCATAATTGAAGATTCAATGAGCTCCTATGTCTGTGAACTTTTGAAAAGACCCGATGAGCATGCTGTGGTGGTTAATGCACATGAACATCCCATGTTCGTTGAAGATTGTGTGCGGAATATGATTAAAAGGATTGTGCAGGAGTTCTCCCATCTGCCTGATGATACCCTCATCACAGTTCAACAGGTGAATGAAGAGAGCATACACCGACACAATGCCTTTGCTGAAAAAGTGGCCACCATGGGTGAACTGAAAGCAGAAATTATTAACGGAATGGAGGATGTTAATTGA